In one Aricia agestis chromosome 21, ilAriAges1.1, whole genome shotgun sequence genomic region, the following are encoded:
- the LOC121737677 gene encoding protein O-GlcNAcase isoform X1, which yields MSESSPEHSSKRKDFICGVVEGFYGRPWTTEQRKDLFIKLKKWGLDMYVYAPKDDYKHRAYWRELYTVEEAEHLTSLISEAKAHDVTFCYALSPGLDITYSSQKEITTLKRKLEQVSQFGCTCFALLFDDIEPEMSESDKQIFQSFAHAQVSVTNEIHQHLGCPRFLLCPTQYCSTRAVPTVNSSEYLNTLGEKLSREIDVMWTGPKVISKTLTTECIEEITQVLRRPPVIWDNLHANDYDQKRIFLGPYCGRSPELIPLLRGVLSNPNCEYNANMIPIWSLAHWASCSLDAPAHMEAVSWDIRLEREGERGVCEDEAPVSLGRHVYHHRQALRQAINEWLPEFSIPKTSQGPVIKPQPPVSVPPVPMVPIVPSVNTCMSLTGSVATSSTASIPTVHTSQLQALADVCSASPDRPITSTGISSIETLNPIPNPVMNSLVSPTKVILNESIPNPIIPLASSNIALPSEIPVSTLPVPMLGLKSLDTDANEKIDINETLSNDSILETASFIEEIKKDKEDDDIIVDDLEANAEQQQNGDMSLEETGGSASPTRVEPLDVDPPSATADSDVVMNDGASENGSMQVEPSNSPLSGDMMVEPMGEATDATDEAVEGINANSLTCDDLILLCDLFYLPFEHGSRGLRLLHDYHWLTTHAASILPRGNKPETSEWRRRQRRFLWWGARVRRLARRIGAAANRELQTELRPYLWDLCGVIELLAAFVRWLELGKFPQNVTNNIQGTYTWFSRGWREAFESGNQEPWVFRGGLSADLRRLLPVECSPVPHAHCPPARLPLAVRPYAPADENAVCAICHKTCRDGSDCSDLFPSDLQTLPADRLVVPFLTLTPEFCMVVEDDGGCLDDNCDEGDDPESEKSDIKPTGVKPEIVGYACAALNSREFYKKQEIAWIPEMCRKYPLELTEREDLSQAAKECIRHFHEFSSLERAPESVLRAQPALLTCCVLPMVSDPHAPARLLTCLLAALRAHGASGVHVCINETDHYLQQFYTKLGFVEAARSAGRVFLARAI from the exons atgtcCGAAAGCTCTCCAGAACATAGTTCCAAACGCAAGGATTTCATTTGCGGTGTAGTTGAAG GCTTTTACGGCCGACCATGGACCACCGAACAAAGGAAAGATCTATTTATAAA atTGAAAAAATGGGGCCTAGACATGTACGTATATGCTCCGAAAGATGACTACAAACACCGTGCTTACTGGCGTGAGCTGTACACCGTAGAGGAGGCTGAACACCTGACGTCCCTCATCTCCGAGGCCAAGGCTCACGATGTGACTTTCTGCTATGCCCTCTCACCGGGCCTGGACATAACATACAGTAGCCAGAAGGAAATAACAACACTCAAAAGAAAGTTGGAACAG GTGTCCCAGTTTGGTTGCACCTGCTTTGCTCTCCTGTTTGATGATATTGAGCCCGAGATGAGTGAATCTGACAAGCAGATATTCCAGAGCTTTGCTCATGCCCAG GTATCAGTGACCAATGAGATACACCAGCATCTTGGGTGTCCTCGTTTCCTGCTTTGTCCGACTCAATACTGCTCCACCAGAGCGGTGCCGACTGTCAACAGTTCAGAGTACCTCAATACGCTCGGTGAAAAACTGTCTAGGGAGATTGATGTTATGTGGACAG gTCCGAAAGTAATATCGAAAACGTTGACGACTGAGTGCATCGAGGAAATAACTCAGGTTCTGCGAAGACCTCCTGTCATCTGGGATAACTTGCACGCCAATGATTATGATCAGAAGAGGATATTCTTGG GTCCATACTGCGGTAGATCTCCCGAGCTCATACCCCTGCTGCGAGGAGTTCTGTCTAACCCGAACTGCGAGTACAACGCTAACATGATCCCGATATGGTCGCTGGCTCACTGGGCCAGCTGCAGCTTGGATGCGCCTGCGCACA TGGAAGCGGTATCATGGGACATCCGTCTGGAGCGCGAAGGGGAGAGGGGTGTGTGTGAAGACGAGGCGCCCGTCAGTCTCGGCAGACATGTTTACCATCATCGACAGGCGCTCAG GCAAGCTATCAATGAGTGGCTTCCAGAGTTTTCCATTCCGAAGACCAGCCAGGGGCCAGTTATAAAACCTCAGCCACCAGTCTCGG TGCCTCCAGTACCGATGGTGCCCATCGTCCCTTCAGTCAACACCTGTATGTCGCTGACCGGCTCCGTGGCGACGAGCAGCACCGCCTCCATCCCCACCGTGCACACCAGCCAGCTGCAGGCGCTCGCCGACGTGTGCTCCGCCTCGCCCGACAGGCCCATCACGTCCACTGGG ATATCGTCCATCGAAACGCTAAACCCGATACCAAATCCAGTCATGAATTCCCTGGTTTCACCGACTAAAGTCATCCTCAATGAATCCATACCTAATCCCATCATACCGCTGGCCAGTTCAAACATTGCTCTCCCATCAGAAATACCCGTTTCAACTCTACCTGTACCAATGCTTGGACTGAAATCTCTAGACACTGACGCCAATGAGAAGATAGACATTAATGAAACATTATCCAATGATAGTATATTAGAGACGGCTAGTTTCATTGAAGAAATCAAGAAGGATAAAGAGGATGATGATATTATTGTGGACGATTTGGAAGCAAATGCGGAGCAACAGCAGAATGGAGATATGAGTTTAGAAG aAACAGGTGGGTCAGCAAGTCCGACGCGTGTAGAACCGTTGGACGTCGATCCGCCGTCCGCCACAGCTGACTCCGATGTTGTTATGAACGATGGTGCTAGCGAG AATGGTTCTATGCAAGTGGAGCCGAGCAACAGCCCGCTAAGCGGTGACATGATGGTCGAACCTATGGGGGAGGCCACTGATGCTACAGACGA GGCGGTAGAAGGCATCAATGCCAACTCTCTTACCTGCGATGACCTCATTCTACTCTGTGACCTGTTCTATCTGCCGTTCGAGCACGGCTCCCGAGGTCTGAGATTGCTACACGACTACCACTGGCTCACCACGCACGCGGCCAGCATACTGCCACGAGGAAATAAACCTGAG ACAAGCGAATGGCGTCGGCGGCAACGTCGGTTTCTATGGTGGGGGGCGCGCGTGCGGCGACTCGCGCGGCGTATAGGCGCCGCCGCTAACAGAGAACTGCAGACCGAGTTACGGCCTTATCTGTGGGACCTGTGTGGCGTTATCGAGCTGCTAGCGGCTTTCGTGAGGTGGCTAG AACTTGGAAAGTTCCCACAAAACGTAACCAACAACATTCAGGGCACGTACAcat GGTTTTCACGTGGCTGGCGCGAAGCGTTCGAGAGCGGCAACCAGGAGCCTTGGGTGTTCCGGGGCGGGCTATCGGCCGACCTGCGCCGTCTCCTGCCCGTAGAGTGCTCGCCCGTGCCGCACGCGCACTGCCCGCCGGCGCGCCTCCCGCTCGCCGTGCGACCGTACGCGCCCGCTGATGAAAACGCG GTATGTGCTATATGTCACAAGACGTGTCGTGACGGTTCGGATTGCAGCGATCTCTTCCCCAGCGACTTACAAACGCTTCCAGCTGATAG GTTAGTAGTACCATTCCTGACTCTGACGCCGGAGTTCTGTATGGTAGTTGAGGACGACGGTGGGTGTTTGGACGACAACTGTGATGAAGGAGACGACCCCGAGTCGGAGAAATCTGATATTAAACCTACTG GTGTGAAACCAGAGATAGTGGGGTACGCGTGTGCCGCGTTGAACAGTAGGGAGTTCTACAAGAAACAGGAGATAGCGTGGATACCGGAGATGTGTAGGAAGTACCCGTTAGAGCTTACAGAGAGAGAAGACTTGAGTCAGGCAGCTAAA GAGTGTATCCGCCACTTCCACGAGTTCAGCAGTCTTGAGCGCGCGCCTGAGAGCGTGCTACGCGCGCAGCCCGCTCTACTGACTTGCTGCGTGCTACCGATGGTGTCGGACCCGCATGCACCTGCCAGATTGTTGACGTGTCTACTAGCGGCGTTACGAGCGCACG GTGCGAGCGGTGTCCACGTGTGCATCAACGAAACGGACCACTACCTACAGCAGTTTTACACGAAACTCGGCTTCGTGGAGGCAGCCCGGAGTGCGGGGAGAGTGTTCCTAGCGCGCGCCATCTAG
- the LOC121737673 gene encoding E3 ubiquitin-protein ligase LRSAM1-like produces the protein MSESCLNYCVDIYENDSTENVLSLPSKNLISIPELCNKYLSIIYLQDNQIEIIPDDFFTSLPNLTWLDMRNNILSEIPKTVQNHQKLAHFLLKNNKIVSLPNELGTVQNLKVLQLSGNPIEYPPPEIIKAGTSKIIAFLRDKFLNEILESPSNVSDKTIDLENSTRFRQNPNSSSHNLKSKSRNNLSVQFTEKDNDSDEEQYSKNGGKCPKLAKSRSKTFLTQSSKYLKPLRVPTKSKQDEKMREAFLKELAIKKQKDINAATETILQGRRHKEYLRNWRQNYRNKQLFMGSHNIQQKQDFPYDTNPEYMTILTRADIEKDLPDKYRRRLLRKSKQSVPRKNNEDVLLAMKIKQLFENLEAIDLNRQCMTPRTEQKALLGEIHKITEIKQKLKELSTSNFTSI, from the exons ATGTCTGAAAGTTGTTTGAATTACTGTgtagatatttatgaaaatgatTCAACGGAAAATGTTCTTTCATTGCcttcaaaaaatttaatttcaattccaGAACTTTGCAACAAATACTTATCC ATTATTTATTTGCAAGACAATCAGATAGAAATTATACCTGATGACTTTTTTACATCCTTACCCAATTTAACGTGGTTGGACatgagaaataatattttatcagaaATCCCAAAGACTGTACAGAATCATCAAAAACTAGCacattttttactaaaaaataataaaattgtatcgTTACCCAATGAACTAGGAACggttcaaaatttaaaagttcTACAGCTGAGCGGAAACCCGATCGAATATCCACCTCCCGAAATAATAAAGGCGGGAACTTCAAAAATTATTGCTTTCCTGCGggataaatttttaaatgaaattctaGAATCACCTTCAAATGTTTCTGATAAGACGATCGATTTAGAAAATTCAACTCGTTTCCGCCAGAATCCTAATTCGAGTTCACACAATTTAAAATCAAAGTCTCGTAATAATTTATCCGTTCAGTTTACTGAGAAAGACAATGATTCTGATGAGGAGCAGTACTCGAAAAACGGCGGGAAATGCCCAAAACTAGCAAAAAGTCGTAGCAAAACGTTTCTAACGCAAAgctcaaaatatttaaagccaCTCCGAGTTCCCACAAAATCCAAGCAAGATGAGAAAATGAGAGAGGCTTTTTTAAAAGAGCTGGCCATTAAAAAGCAAAAGGATATAAATGCTGCGACTGAAACTATTTTACAGGGGAGGAG ACATAAAGAATATTTACGAAATTGGAGACAGAACTATAGAAATAAACAACTCTTCATGGGTAGTCACAACATACAACAGAAACAAGACTTTCCATATGATACTAACCCAGAATACATGACTATACTAACTAGAGCGGATATAGAAAAAGACCTCCCTGACAAATACAGAAGAAGGCTGTTAAGGAAATCCAAGCAGAGTGTACCGAggaaaaataatgaagacgtcCTCTTGGCTATGAAAATAAAACAACTGTTTGAGAATCTTGAAGCTATAGATCTTAATAGGCAATGTATGACGCCAAGGACGGAACAGAAAGCATTACTGGGTGAAATACATAAG ataacAGAAATTAAACAAAAGCTGAAGGAGTTGTCCACTTCGAATTTTACGTCTATCTAA
- the LOC121737677 gene encoding protein O-GlcNAcase isoform X2, translating into MSESSPEHSSKRKDFICGVVEGFYGRPWTTEQRKDLFIKLKKWGLDMYVYAPKDDYKHRAYWRELYTVEEAEHLTSLISEAKAHDVTFCYALSPGLDITYSSQKEITTLKRKLEQVSQFGCTCFALLFDDIEPEMSESDKQIFQSFAHAQVSVTNEIHQHLGCPRFLLCPTQYCSTRAVPTVNSSEYLNTLGEKLSREIDVMWTGPKVISKTLTTECIEEITQVLRRPPVIWDNLHANDYDQKRIFLGPYCGRSPELIPLLRGVLSNPNCEYNANMIPIWSLAHWASCSLDAPAHMEAVSWDIRLEREGERGVCEDEAPVSLGRHVYHHRQALRQAINEWLPEFSIPKTSQGPVIKPQPPVSVPPVPMVPIVPSVNTCMSLTGSVATSSTASIPTVHTSQLQALADVCSASPDRPITSTGISSIETLNPIPNPVMNSLVSPTKVILNESIPNPIIPLASSNIALPSEIPVSTLPVPMLGLKSLDTDANEKIDINETLSNDSILETASFIEEIKKDKEDDDIIVDDLEANAEQQQNGDMSLEGGSASPTRVEPLDVDPPSATADSDVVMNDGASENGSMQVEPSNSPLSGDMMVEPMGEATDATDEAVEGINANSLTCDDLILLCDLFYLPFEHGSRGLRLLHDYHWLTTHAASILPRGNKPETSEWRRRQRRFLWWGARVRRLARRIGAAANRELQTELRPYLWDLCGVIELLAAFVRWLELGKFPQNVTNNIQGTYTWFSRGWREAFESGNQEPWVFRGGLSADLRRLLPVECSPVPHAHCPPARLPLAVRPYAPADENAVCAICHKTCRDGSDCSDLFPSDLQTLPADRLVVPFLTLTPEFCMVVEDDGGCLDDNCDEGDDPESEKSDIKPTGVKPEIVGYACAALNSREFYKKQEIAWIPEMCRKYPLELTEREDLSQAAKECIRHFHEFSSLERAPESVLRAQPALLTCCVLPMVSDPHAPARLLTCLLAALRAHGASGVHVCINETDHYLQQFYTKLGFVEAARSAGRVFLARAI; encoded by the exons atgtcCGAAAGCTCTCCAGAACATAGTTCCAAACGCAAGGATTTCATTTGCGGTGTAGTTGAAG GCTTTTACGGCCGACCATGGACCACCGAACAAAGGAAAGATCTATTTATAAA atTGAAAAAATGGGGCCTAGACATGTACGTATATGCTCCGAAAGATGACTACAAACACCGTGCTTACTGGCGTGAGCTGTACACCGTAGAGGAGGCTGAACACCTGACGTCCCTCATCTCCGAGGCCAAGGCTCACGATGTGACTTTCTGCTATGCCCTCTCACCGGGCCTGGACATAACATACAGTAGCCAGAAGGAAATAACAACACTCAAAAGAAAGTTGGAACAG GTGTCCCAGTTTGGTTGCACCTGCTTTGCTCTCCTGTTTGATGATATTGAGCCCGAGATGAGTGAATCTGACAAGCAGATATTCCAGAGCTTTGCTCATGCCCAG GTATCAGTGACCAATGAGATACACCAGCATCTTGGGTGTCCTCGTTTCCTGCTTTGTCCGACTCAATACTGCTCCACCAGAGCGGTGCCGACTGTCAACAGTTCAGAGTACCTCAATACGCTCGGTGAAAAACTGTCTAGGGAGATTGATGTTATGTGGACAG gTCCGAAAGTAATATCGAAAACGTTGACGACTGAGTGCATCGAGGAAATAACTCAGGTTCTGCGAAGACCTCCTGTCATCTGGGATAACTTGCACGCCAATGATTATGATCAGAAGAGGATATTCTTGG GTCCATACTGCGGTAGATCTCCCGAGCTCATACCCCTGCTGCGAGGAGTTCTGTCTAACCCGAACTGCGAGTACAACGCTAACATGATCCCGATATGGTCGCTGGCTCACTGGGCCAGCTGCAGCTTGGATGCGCCTGCGCACA TGGAAGCGGTATCATGGGACATCCGTCTGGAGCGCGAAGGGGAGAGGGGTGTGTGTGAAGACGAGGCGCCCGTCAGTCTCGGCAGACATGTTTACCATCATCGACAGGCGCTCAG GCAAGCTATCAATGAGTGGCTTCCAGAGTTTTCCATTCCGAAGACCAGCCAGGGGCCAGTTATAAAACCTCAGCCACCAGTCTCGG TGCCTCCAGTACCGATGGTGCCCATCGTCCCTTCAGTCAACACCTGTATGTCGCTGACCGGCTCCGTGGCGACGAGCAGCACCGCCTCCATCCCCACCGTGCACACCAGCCAGCTGCAGGCGCTCGCCGACGTGTGCTCCGCCTCGCCCGACAGGCCCATCACGTCCACTGGG ATATCGTCCATCGAAACGCTAAACCCGATACCAAATCCAGTCATGAATTCCCTGGTTTCACCGACTAAAGTCATCCTCAATGAATCCATACCTAATCCCATCATACCGCTGGCCAGTTCAAACATTGCTCTCCCATCAGAAATACCCGTTTCAACTCTACCTGTACCAATGCTTGGACTGAAATCTCTAGACACTGACGCCAATGAGAAGATAGACATTAATGAAACATTATCCAATGATAGTATATTAGAGACGGCTAGTTTCATTGAAGAAATCAAGAAGGATAAAGAGGATGATGATATTATTGTGGACGATTTGGAAGCAAATGCGGAGCAACAGCAGAATGGAGATATGAGTTTAGAAG GTGGGTCAGCAAGTCCGACGCGTGTAGAACCGTTGGACGTCGATCCGCCGTCCGCCACAGCTGACTCCGATGTTGTTATGAACGATGGTGCTAGCGAG AATGGTTCTATGCAAGTGGAGCCGAGCAACAGCCCGCTAAGCGGTGACATGATGGTCGAACCTATGGGGGAGGCCACTGATGCTACAGACGA GGCGGTAGAAGGCATCAATGCCAACTCTCTTACCTGCGATGACCTCATTCTACTCTGTGACCTGTTCTATCTGCCGTTCGAGCACGGCTCCCGAGGTCTGAGATTGCTACACGACTACCACTGGCTCACCACGCACGCGGCCAGCATACTGCCACGAGGAAATAAACCTGAG ACAAGCGAATGGCGTCGGCGGCAACGTCGGTTTCTATGGTGGGGGGCGCGCGTGCGGCGACTCGCGCGGCGTATAGGCGCCGCCGCTAACAGAGAACTGCAGACCGAGTTACGGCCTTATCTGTGGGACCTGTGTGGCGTTATCGAGCTGCTAGCGGCTTTCGTGAGGTGGCTAG AACTTGGAAAGTTCCCACAAAACGTAACCAACAACATTCAGGGCACGTACAcat GGTTTTCACGTGGCTGGCGCGAAGCGTTCGAGAGCGGCAACCAGGAGCCTTGGGTGTTCCGGGGCGGGCTATCGGCCGACCTGCGCCGTCTCCTGCCCGTAGAGTGCTCGCCCGTGCCGCACGCGCACTGCCCGCCGGCGCGCCTCCCGCTCGCCGTGCGACCGTACGCGCCCGCTGATGAAAACGCG GTATGTGCTATATGTCACAAGACGTGTCGTGACGGTTCGGATTGCAGCGATCTCTTCCCCAGCGACTTACAAACGCTTCCAGCTGATAG GTTAGTAGTACCATTCCTGACTCTGACGCCGGAGTTCTGTATGGTAGTTGAGGACGACGGTGGGTGTTTGGACGACAACTGTGATGAAGGAGACGACCCCGAGTCGGAGAAATCTGATATTAAACCTACTG GTGTGAAACCAGAGATAGTGGGGTACGCGTGTGCCGCGTTGAACAGTAGGGAGTTCTACAAGAAACAGGAGATAGCGTGGATACCGGAGATGTGTAGGAAGTACCCGTTAGAGCTTACAGAGAGAGAAGACTTGAGTCAGGCAGCTAAA GAGTGTATCCGCCACTTCCACGAGTTCAGCAGTCTTGAGCGCGCGCCTGAGAGCGTGCTACGCGCGCAGCCCGCTCTACTGACTTGCTGCGTGCTACCGATGGTGTCGGACCCGCATGCACCTGCCAGATTGTTGACGTGTCTACTAGCGGCGTTACGAGCGCACG GTGCGAGCGGTGTCCACGTGTGCATCAACGAAACGGACCACTACCTACAGCAGTTTTACACGAAACTCGGCTTCGTGGAGGCAGCCCGGAGTGCGGGGAGAGTGTTCCTAGCGCGCGCCATCTAG